In one window of bacterium DNA:
- a CDS encoding ABC transporter substrate-binding protein yields the protein MGRSLCRLVAPLAIALLAAAAPAGAVPVPLEAVRASNEAVLAIFKAHPVVDAAVEKQLFALIDGVTDYAAISAAAIDSFCPKLTPAQCTLFKDTFTRLLRITSIKKLGRYRADRFEYLGEEIKGATATVHTLAHYKDDRIPLDYHMALRGSQWVIVNYVVDEVDTVRNYRKQFTQLLAKETFDQLIERLNRKIAALEAEK from the coding sequence GTGGGAAGGTCTCTCTGTAGGCTCGTCGCGCCGCTCGCGATCGCGTTGCTGGCCGCCGCGGCGCCGGCCGGAGCCGTGCCCGTCCCGCTGGAGGCAGTGCGGGCCTCCAACGAGGCGGTGCTCGCGATCTTCAAGGCCCATCCGGTGGTCGACGCCGCGGTCGAGAAGCAGCTGTTCGCGCTCATCGACGGCGTCACGGACTACGCGGCGATCTCCGCCGCCGCCATCGACTCCTTCTGCCCGAAGCTCACCCCGGCGCAGTGCACGCTCTTCAAAGACACCTTCACGCGGCTGCTGCGCATCACCTCGATCAAGAAGCTCGGCCGCTACCGCGCCGACCGCTTCGAGTACCTGGGCGAGGAGATCAAGGGCGCCACGGCCACCGTGCACACGCTGGCCCACTACAAGGACGACCGGATCCCGCTCGACTACCACATGGCGCTGCGCGGCTCGCAGTGGGTCATCGTCAACTACGTCGTCGACGAGGTCGACACGGTCCGCAACTACCGCAAGCAGTTCACCCAGCTGCTGGCGAAGGAGACCTTCGACCAGCTCATCGAACGCCTCAACCGCAAGATCGCGGCGCTCGAGGCGGAGAAGTAG